In the Populus trichocarpa isolate Nisqually-1 chromosome 1, P.trichocarpa_v4.1, whole genome shotgun sequence genome, tgttttttaaaatgaatagaaaatcccatagaaaatgaaaaagaaagtaagaaaatgtaaatacctaaaaacaaaaaagaagaagaagagaaaataaactTTTCCAACTAATTAAGGTGACTATTTACCTTAAAGGGATAATctatggataaaataaaatgaaatgtttggtgaatgtattttaaaaaaataaaattctgaaaatacttaagaaaaaaaatacagaaatgtgaataaaacttgaatgaaGGTGATCTTGagtaataaaaatagagaaatataatttaatgaaattgaaaatagctAAATTTAAATTTAGCATAAACGAACAAAAAACTTATCAAGGAAGCACCAAAGATACAAGGTAGAGgcataagaagaattgattacATTGTTGGCTgtaagagcatctccaatgtAAAATGCTAAATTGAAGAGCCAAattgataaaatgattttttgaatagtataaatatagtttttttgatTATGTGCATTCTAATGACaaaaagctatttaaaaaagccaataatattttaatatatttcatgttaaattaattttaatataattatataactaatttatatattttatatataatataattatgatgttattaattatatgagtaatatgagtaatttataaaagtaatataaaattaatgaagtaatatgaaagttaaaagatataatttaaaattaaaattaaaattaatttatatgaatatttttaattttcagttttatatgttactgttaaaaaattaattttttaaaagtaaattcaaatttaaactttgaaaaaaaccaccaatattttaaattttgattttcaatttttttttaaaaaattcatgctttgaaaaaatgaccgccaccattttaaatttaaaaattttaaattttgaaaaaatgaccgtcaacattttaaatttaaaaattttaaattttaaaaaaataactgtcAACAttctaagatttcaaaatttaaaaaaataatccatctataaatattctcatataccttaacattttttctcatcattccatttttttctctcgaatcaaaaatatatttcattaaaattcatcatgaatcattctaattttaatttttatgatgcttttgattttgatgatgacactcctgtgtttgtttttcaCATTGCAACCCCTATGGTTGCTGAAGAAGAATCGAATAATCAAGAGTGGAGAACAAGGTATCGTGGCTCTATTCTTGTTCACAATATTGTCAATCGTAATAGAAAGGAAGGTGAGTTAAggttatataatgattattttgctaaaaatcctaaattcactGAAACTCAATTTCGAAGAAGATTTAGGATGAGTCGTCGTCTTTTTCTTCGGATCACAAATGCAGTGGAAACTCATAatccatatttcaaacaaaggACAGATGCTCTTGGTGTTCTTGGTTTATCTTGCCTTCAAAAGGTAACTGCAGCTCACATAATACTTGCATATGGTATTCCTACAGATCTTACTGATGAATATCTTCAAATTGGAGAAAGCACTGCGATAGAAAGTCTTAGAGCTTTCATCAAAGCAATCGTAGAAGTTTTTGGTGATTGGTATGTAAGGGCACCAAACGAGGCCGATATTTGtcgattattatcaattggagAGCAACGTGGATTTCCAGGGATGTTAGGGAACATTGACTGTATGCATTGAAAATGGGAGAAATGCCCAATTGCATGGCATGAGATGTATACTGGTTATTGTCGTGAACTAACTATAATTCTAGAGGCGGTGGCTTCACAAGATCTTTGGATATGGCATGTGTCACGGGGTAATTTTTCGCTCCGCGAATAAACCCGTGCGGCAGCCTAGTGCCTCACTAGACTCAGTCTTCCCTCGCCAATCccactcgtgtttgcctagtAACTAAGCAAGCGGAATACACAAGTAGAATAAGATAATCAAAGTACACAACAAGCTTTACAGGAACTCTTTCCCAACCTTTATTGATCTCGTACACAAAGGAATTATACACAAATCCGTAAGTGTGCTATGCACAAAAATTGCATACTACACCAAGCTACCTCTAACTAGTGCTCTACATGTTCTTGCATGCCCCTACATGCTAAACATTCCCCACGCATGTTGCTGCATGTCTATACATGCCGCCCCCTCAACCAAAAGCTACAATAAGTATTTAGAGACAAGCATTTACAAGGCACACCCCCCATTTCTACTTTTAAGGAAGTAGTGGGACACTATCTCACCTATGTTCACCCATGAACATAGTGGCCCCATTATCTACCAAGTAGTGGGTAGTTTTCCCCCATGTTCTCCATGATCTCAGCAGCTTGGAGAGCACCTCAGTTATGCTCCCACATTTTGCCCCCATGATACTGCCACTTCAACCACGTTCTGCCCCATGATCCTATGATCTAGGAAGACCATGACTGCCACTAGCCCACGTTTTGCATGCCCACCTGACAGCCCCATCTGCCAGCTCTTGCTTTGTCAGCTGTTGAGTCACTCGTATGCCTTGGACAGTCCTTCGTCCAAGTTTTAGATCATGCCAAGTCGAGCCCCTGACTTGCACAAGCTGTTGCGCGCTGCCGAATTTGCATCTGCGTGCAGGCTGCCAATTCCCGCATTGCcgaattcgcatctgcgtgcaggctgccaatgtcttcgctgccgaattcctcGATAGCCCCAGTTCTCGTCAGCCTATGCCCTTGACGAGTTTTTCTGCCTGGCTTGGACATTCCATCGTCAAGCCCATGTTCGTCAACAATCTGTGCTGCCGATTTTCCTTTGACGAACCTACAGCCGCATAAATTTGCGCTGCCGATTTATCCCACTGTTGGCATGCCTGCCAGCACCCTTAGGCACTGTTTTGGACAGCCTGCCGAAGTGTGCACCTCGTGCACGTTTAACACTGTTACAACATGCCTTTTTTGGAATGCTTGgatcattaaatgatattaatattcTTGATCGGTCACCTATCTTCGCTGCACTTGCTGAAGGTCGTACTGCTCCtgtcaattatacaattaatgggCATGAATATACAATGGGATACTATTTAGCAGATGAGATTTATCTTAATTGGTCAACTTTTGTTAAGACAATCCCAAGACCATTAggagcaaagagaaaatatttgcaAGTAAGCAAGAGTCTGCAAGAAAGGATGTGGAGCGGGCATTTGGGGTGCTCCAATCTTGTTTTGCAATTGTACGTGGACCTGTTCGATACTGGGATGAAGAAACGCttgcaaatattatgaaagcttgcataataatgcataatatgattattgaggATGAATGAGCAATGAACCTTGGATTTAACCATGAACGTGAAGTCAATTCCTTTATATCAGTGTCACATGGTGAAATACCAGaactacatgattttcttcaaattcataatCGAATCAGGGATAGAGCAACTAGCTCTCAACTACAAGAAGATTTGGTTGAACATTTATGGGAACAATATGGTAACTAGTAGAATCATTAgctttgaacttcttatgtcatcataattttcaagttttttatgttttttttcattatggttgttatcttttaagttaattaatcctacttattgttgttaagtgttagaagaacttcaaaaaagtattatgaattgataccacttttataacaatatatttaaaataaccaagaaatttctaaatatttaattaaaaatacattacattaaacaataaataaatctagttaattaaaaatacattacattaaacaataaataaatctagttaattaaaaattaaaacccctcttttgcataatttctaaatttttattttgaaaatacgctgcagaaattggatccaaattagaaatatccattttcataatttgttcttctttctcaatcctgtccaatttttgtttctcttgactttgttgaatcatcatagcttgttgctctaacataatctttttgtcttgtttcttctgatcctcaatttcaactagagtATCCTTGAATTATTGTAAGAGATTTGTTACAGTTGTCTCCCcaactttatcttttccttgtttacatttaagtcgTTCCTTTGCAGCCTTCTGACCAATTGGtctatcttgataaatcaaCGATTCACTGTCTTCTCCTAAACTAACAGAATCAGGGGTAGATGGAGCTGATGAAATCGAACTTGCATTGAcatgacttttttgtttcttgtttgacctttgatgttgacttgcacgctcaaattgccatttgggttattttcttaagataacCCAACAATGTTCTAGTTGAAATCATTTGCCAACGCAAGAAGCATACATTTATCGAGCATCATTAATTTGGtaagtaaaaaattagagaaattaaataatgttaaaatatatgttaaacaatttaacatgaaaatgaatattaaaattacccttgattcttcggtcattccactttgctgacgattttcaatttgagtaacaaatccaacaaatttaccgacttctctatttatttcttgcctTCTATTTGAGATGCTTATTTGGGAACAATTATTCAAGTTTCCTCCATTCTCTATAAAGTAAGCATGTACTCGAACCCAGAactattttgtttgttgttcaactCCTGTAATTGGATTTTTACTTGTATTTAGCCATGCAGAGACAAGTAAACAATCTTCCTCTGGTGAGaagtttttacttctttgtaatttttttattgtatggaCATTTAAATTCGAGTATGTTAAGTCATCAATTAACTGATTAGAATCACTTTGTTGAGAGAGAATATCTTCTGACTCACTCATAAGAAAGTTGGTGAAAgagcttggaaaatttgaatccatctacattaaaaaaaaaaatcaagttaaaaccttATAAGAGAGTGTAAAAGAAGCGCACATTCAATGTTTAGCAATTTTGCAGTTTACATAcatgtgaattaataataagcatTGCATCCTATTTGTTCTAACATTAcaatttgactattttttgGAACTAAAAGAGGATTGATATACTagtttaattgtattttcaacaagacaaaatataattaacctcaaattaaaacagacaatcaaaaataaattttaaatatgtcactctatatttttatcaatatcagctattattattacttcctctcaattttgtcaaagataacaatataaataaaaaattgttttccttaacccatatcaaaaacataaaataacaaagaaatacaaatcatcacaaatatcaaattaacaacaaaaggtctacaaaatcaagagatattaaagagaaaataaaaaaacttttaaacaaacataccttttaatttcagctaattaacacaaccgatgttattaattaaccagagaataattgatttttgtttttctaaatttgagagaaaagtgaggcacaatacaagatttaaaaaaaaaacaagtttttttccttctgcttttaaagaaaagaaaaaactgttGACCAACGGCTATAAAAATAGTCGTTGCCAACGGTAACTTTATTTTAGCTATTTCTACAGAAACAtgtagaaataatttttcacaTATTGAATAACCATTTTGGCTATTCTTTTCCCTACTGCGCTGgagttgtaaaaaataaaaaaagttaaaagtacacgtttttaaatttaacttttcaTTTGGCTCTCCAGTGGTTGGAGATGCTCTAAATAGCCATCATGGCCGCccataagaaaaagaaagagagcttgAGAGTATTCTAGAATTGTCAGGAAAAAACCTTAAGAAGCtttagaaaaaaaccaagaattaGAGTGAGAGAAGTGAGATTTTGTGAAATTTAACACTTAATAACTCATTTAAGAGAAGAATGAAGGGGGAAATAGTAAAGGGATAAGGAGAGAAGGACGACAATCTTGGAGGAGAAAGAGAAGTTGGAAGACTTTTGATTAGTAAGTGGTGAAAACTCAAATCTTTATTTAGTAAAGTATTTAGACataattaaacatgttttacTAGATTTAGTTGGTTTTGATGGAATTTTTAGGGATTGAAGATTAGGGTTCGTTAGATGAGAATTGAATAACATAATTGTGATAGACCatgaaaaataatgagaaaGTGAGAAATCTTGTTGAAATGAcgtgaaaagaaaacaaaattcatagtGGAAAGAGAAGCATGTGGCCGGCCAAAAGAGGGgactttttttaaagtatagtaATGTATTAGATATTAGTGAATTGGGCATAATTAGTGGAAAGTACGTAACAACCCCTCCCTCAATTTGATAATTAcccaaaaaccaaaatgaaaatacaCAAATGCCCTTGCACAcccgtttctttttttttgggtatcTAGGGGTAAGTTTGTTAATTCAATGTGCAATTAAATATGAAACGCCAAAAACAACCTTAGGTGGATAGGTATATGTCATCTTGTTTTTAAGGGTACAAACGTCATTGCAAGATGCAAAAAATTTATGTGAAAACCAATATGCTCTGCCCCTAGTTAATTCAACAACGCCAATTGAATCGCCgtgtaaatataaaaacaccctaaaaagcaatatttttcagttttgtgAAGAAGACATTAGATGGGATAACATTGTTCTCTAGGACCACGGTGAAATCGAtgccttttagtttttcttataattagtaattaattaattttgcatGAAGATGAATATGGTATGATCGAAAAAACAGGAATCCAAGAGAAGGAAACAAACCCAGGGATTAACTTCTCGTTTGTGAAGCAAGCCTGACGTTTATGTGATTAATTTTATCCAATTAAAAGGACGGAGACCGGAGTAGAAATTAAAGAGCATCATCATCAACGTCCAAGAATGCAGCAAATGGACGAGCCGCTTGCTAAGCTCCAcctacaaacaaacaaaaactacTTGTTACAAAACAAGTCAAAGTACCAGCAAAAGACTCCTGTTTTTTTGGCTAGCTACTTCTTTCGCTATATATACATGTACCTGTAGCTTGCTCTTCCATGGATTGACTGTTTCCTTAACCAATCCAATTTAGCAAGCATGACGAGTAACTTGGTAATAAGCAGCCGCTGTTCCTTATTCTTAACGTTGTTTTACTTGCTGGTTAGTGCCTCCCTTACAGCAACATCAGCTCAATGGGTATGGCCGAAGCCAAGAACCCTGTCTTGGCCGATCCCACTCGCCACTATTCTCTCCCCAAACTTCACTATCTCCTCCCCCTACCACCAACATCTCTCCCCTGCAGTCAACCGTTACCGCCTCCAAATCCTCACGGAGCACCACCGCCCTCTCGTTCCTCCCCCAGTCAACCTCTCCAACTCGTCCCCTCCTTTGCAGGCCCTGACCATCACTGTCAAAGACCTCTCCGCCCCACTCCAACACTCCGTTGACGAGTCCTACGCCCTTGCCATCCCCACTGCTAGCTCCACCGCCAATCTGACGGCCGAGACTGTATGGGGCGCCATGAGGGGTCTGGAGACGTTTTCTCAACTGGTCTGGGGATTGAAACCATTGCTTGTTCCTGTTGGGCTCGACGTGTGGGACTCGCCTCTGTTTGAGCATAGAGGGATCATGTTGGATACCTCTAGGAATTACTACCCAGTGGATGACATTTTGAGGACCATCAAAGCCATGAGTGCTAATAAGCTCAACGTTTTCCATTGGCACATTACCGATTCTCACTCTTTTCCTTTAGTGCTTCCATCCGAGCCTGCTCTTGCTGACAAAGGGTCTTATGGGAATGACATGCTCTACTCTCCAGCTGATGTTGCAACAattgttcggtttggtttggagCATGGCGTCAGGGTTCTACCGGAAATTGATTCTCCAGGtatattgattattttcattaatgcCCCAAGCTTAATCAATCGCTCAATTCATTAGGAGATCgggaatatataattaattaattaattacatgcaCTAGTGACTAGAGTAGCAAACATCATGCCACTACTGATTTTGTCAAATATCAAGTTTGttagatatcttttttttttttttttttttttgggggggggggggggggtaaggTTAGATATCATGATCATGCAAGTTCTTGATTAATTTCCTCAGCAAATTATTAATCTGGCAGTGCAGATGCCGAACTCACTACCGGGACATGGTGCCACATTTGTTTATCAGATCAAACAAAcgatgcatatatatatatatagccagaAACTTCATTTCCTAGCTAAAATGATATGTGATTGTGTACAGTATGTAATCCCTCACTCAATCTACAAGTACCAGGAATTTAGGATTAAGCATTTCTCCTATAATATATAGACAATGTGTCAATGGATCAATTTGGCACTGATGCtgtatattatatatttggCTTTAGTTTGAACCTGAAGGTTGTTAGGTTCCCTTCACAGATTTTCCTTGTTTTAATGAAAGAGAGACAGTAACTTAAATCAGCTCTAACTCAGCATTTTATTTGATGCACTTATtgtaaatcttattcaaattcgTAAAGCATCATCcttaattgtattaaaaaaaagatataaagagaCCAAGCGATTTTGAATTCGAAAAAGCTAGTTTCTTGCAGTGTGGTCCAGTTAATGATGAGATTGTAATTCTATTCCACACTAACATCatccttttttctctcattctaAGGCTCTTCTAATGCCAAATTAAGAGTTTCAAAAACTTAATATTTGTTCTTATGTTTGAACTAGTAGAGTGTGAAATGCAAAAGGaatgttaataagaaaaatgaactGGTAAAATCGTTTGAACCCACTGGGAAGAGTTGGTTTCTTGTAACTATAACGCGATGGAGGAGTGAATATATCATCCTTTTTTTATCTGGTTCTTGATTCAAAGGGTATTTGAAAGACCTGACTTGTAGGAATTATTGGTAATTGCAGCACATACAGGATCGTGGGCTGAAGCCTATCCAGATATCGTGACTTGCGCAAACATGTTCTGGTGGCCGGCTGAAAGCGAATGGGCTGACCGGCTCGCATCAGAACCAGGAACTGGCCAGCTAAATCCTTTGAACCCAAATACCTACCAAGTTCTAAAAAATGTGATTGGTGATGCAGTTGCCTTGTTTCCTGAACCGTTTTTCCATGCTGGAGGTGATGAGATCATCCCAGGCTGTTGGAAAGCTGACCCGGCCATTCAGTCCTTCCTATCCAAAAATGGAACTCTCAGTCAACTCCTTGAGAAATTTGTGAACTCAACCTTCCCTTACATTGTGTCCCTCAATCGCACGGTGGTTTACTGGGAAGATATTTTGTTGGATGCCAATGTCAAGGTGGGCCCTTCATTTCTTCCACCTGAGCATACCATCCTACAGACATGGAATAACGGTCCCAACAACACGAAACTGATTGTTTCTTCTGGTTACAGAGCTATTGTCTCATCCTCAGAGTTTTATTATTTGGATTGTGGCCATGGCGATTTTCCTGGGAATGACAGCCAATATGATCCACCACCAACAAGTGGTGACAGTGGCAATGGTGGATCATGGTGTGGACCTTTCAAAACATGGCAAACTATATATAACTATGACATAGCATATGGATTGACTCCGGAGGAGACCAAATTGGTGCTAGGGGGTGAAGTAGCATTATGGTCAGAGCAAGCAGACCCAACAGTTTTGGACGTGCGGATTTGGCCAAGAGCTTCAGCAATGGCTGAGACTTTATGGTCAGGGAACAGGGATGAGTCAGGAAAGAAGAGATATGCAGAGGCAATGGATCGTTTAAACGACTGGAGACATAGAATGGTCAACAAAGGAATCAGAGCTGAACCACTTCAGCCTCTCTGGTGCATCAAGAACCCTGGCATGTGCAACACAGTTCATCCAAGTGATTAGATAAGTGTGGGATTTTTGTTGACCTTGTAATTTTCTGAAACTGAATGTCCAAATCGATATCCATTTCTGCTATCAGAACATAGATATGCTGGATATGGATTTGTGTGTAAACTTATTTAAGAGTTAccgtaataaaatttattttgaattgaatttttatctttgaagACAGAATGGAATGGAGTAGTTTCAAGTTAATGcgtctttcttttatttaatctatgaTTCTATTCATTAGTTACATTTATATCCCCTTCTTATATTTCCCACTTTGGAGACAGAAAATTATTGTCTTCTTTCGCATTTGCACATTCATTCCTTTTGGTGGAAACCAGTTGTGTTAATTGTCTGTAAGATGCTTCAGAATTGCTTTGTCAGTAATACACTGTATTTATGTTCTAGTAATTGACGCTAAtcaaatttctttcctttttaaacTCCTCCAAGACACGTTCATCTACTTGATGTAGCCTGTTCTCTGTTTGGTGTCTTGAGGTTATATGCTTGCATCAAAAGCAACAGAAAAAATTCAatccagagaaaaaaaatggaaaataaataaataaacaaacaaagtaCCGAAGGAAACTTCCAAAGTCGTAGATGAAGTTTTGTTGACCTAGTTTCATTAGAAAGCTGTAGAATAGATGGAGTTTCTCTGTTTGCTACAAAAGCTATCCGGTAACTATTGTCTTTGCTACCTTGTTCACTTTAGTAACTGGTATTAGATCCCAGCCTCGCTTTTGGTTTTTCGAATTTGTTCCTACTGGTGCATTGTGT is a window encoding:
- the LOC18095016 gene encoding beta-hexosaminidase 2 — encoded protein: MTSNLVISSRCSLFLTLFYLLVSASLTATSAQWVWPKPRTLSWPIPLATILSPNFTISSPYHQHLSPAVNRYRLQILTEHHRPLVPPPVNLSNSSPPLQALTITVKDLSAPLQHSVDESYALAIPTASSTANLTAETVWGAMRGLETFSQLVWGLKPLLVPVGLDVWDSPLFEHRGIMLDTSRNYYPVDDILRTIKAMSANKLNVFHWHITDSHSFPLVLPSEPALADKGSYGNDMLYSPADVATIVRFGLEHGVRVLPEIDSPAHTGSWAEAYPDIVTCANMFWWPAESEWADRLASEPGTGQLNPLNPNTYQVLKNVIGDAVALFPEPFFHAGGDEIIPGCWKADPAIQSFLSKNGTLSQLLEKFVNSTFPYIVSLNRTVVYWEDILLDANVKVGPSFLPPEHTILQTWNNGPNNTKLIVSSGYRAIVSSSEFYYLDCGHGDFPGNDSQYDPPPTSGDSGNGGSWCGPFKTWQTIYNYDIAYGLTPEETKLVLGGEVALWSEQADPTVLDVRIWPRASAMAETLWSGNRDESGKKRYAEAMDRLNDWRHRMVNKGIRAEPLQPLWCIKNPGMCNTVHPSD